The proteins below come from a single Isoptericola dokdonensis DS-3 genomic window:
- a CDS encoding CTP synthase, giving the protein MADTQNRTSSRSHRAGATHQTRHIFVTGGVASSLGKGLTASSLGRLLRSRGLRVTMQKLDPYLNVDPGTMNPFQHGEVFVTADGAETDLDIGHYERFLDVELPASSNVTTGQVYSRVIAKERRGEYLGDTVQVIPHITDEIKARMRDQAGPEVDVIITEIGGTVGDIESQPFLEAARQVRHELGRDDCFFLHVSLVPYIGPSGELKTKPTQHSVAALRSIGIQPDAIVLRSDRVVPEGIKRKIALMCDVDNEAVVNAADAPSIYDIPRVLHSEGLDAYVVRRLDLPFHDVEWGGWNRLLERVHEPEHNVEIALVGKYIDLPDAYLSVTEALRAGGFDNDTRVAIRWIAADDCQTPEGAQEALSGVDAILVPGGFGVRGIDGKVGALRWARENLVPTLGICLGLQSMVIEYARNVLGLADASSTEFDADSANPVIATMAEQLAIVGGDGDLGGTMRLGAYTASLADDSVVAKTYGATEVSERHRHRYEVNNQYRDRLEEAGLRISGTSPDGNLVEFVELPSDVHPYYVSTQAHPEFMSRPTGSHPLFKGLVAAALVRQGVGA; this is encoded by the coding sequence GTGGCTGACACCCAGAACCGAACCTCGTCCCGTTCCCACCGCGCCGGTGCCACGCACCAGACGCGCCACATCTTCGTGACGGGCGGTGTGGCCTCCTCGCTCGGCAAGGGCCTGACGGCGTCGTCCCTCGGCCGCCTGCTCCGCTCCCGCGGCCTGCGCGTCACGATGCAGAAGCTCGACCCGTACCTCAACGTGGACCCGGGCACGATGAACCCGTTCCAGCACGGCGAGGTGTTCGTCACCGCCGACGGCGCCGAGACGGACCTGGACATCGGCCACTACGAGCGGTTCCTCGACGTCGAGCTGCCCGCGTCGTCGAACGTCACCACCGGCCAGGTCTACTCCCGCGTCATCGCCAAGGAGCGCCGCGGCGAGTACCTCGGCGACACCGTGCAGGTCATCCCGCACATCACCGACGAGATCAAGGCGCGCATGCGCGACCAGGCCGGGCCCGAGGTCGACGTGATCATCACCGAGATCGGCGGCACCGTCGGCGACATCGAGTCGCAGCCGTTCCTCGAGGCGGCCCGCCAGGTGCGCCACGAGCTCGGCCGGGACGACTGCTTCTTCCTGCACGTCTCGCTCGTGCCGTACATCGGTCCGTCGGGCGAGCTGAAGACCAAGCCGACGCAGCACTCCGTCGCCGCGCTGCGCTCCATCGGCATCCAGCCGGACGCGATCGTGCTCCGCTCCGACCGCGTGGTGCCGGAGGGCATCAAGCGCAAGATCGCGCTCATGTGCGACGTCGACAACGAGGCCGTCGTGAACGCCGCCGACGCGCCGAGCATCTACGACATCCCGCGGGTGCTGCACTCCGAGGGCCTCGACGCGTACGTGGTGCGTCGCCTGGACCTGCCGTTCCACGACGTCGAGTGGGGTGGCTGGAACCGCCTGCTCGAGCGCGTGCACGAGCCGGAGCACAACGTCGAGATCGCGCTGGTCGGCAAGTACATCGACCTGCCCGACGCCTACCTGTCGGTGACCGAGGCCCTGCGCGCGGGCGGGTTCGACAACGACACGCGCGTCGCGATCCGCTGGATCGCCGCCGACGACTGCCAGACCCCCGAGGGCGCCCAGGAGGCGCTGTCCGGGGTCGACGCGATCCTCGTGCCGGGCGGGTTCGGCGTGCGCGGCATCGACGGCAAGGTCGGCGCCCTGCGGTGGGCGCGCGAGAACCTCGTGCCGACGCTCGGCATCTGCCTGGGCCTGCAGTCGATGGTCATCGAGTACGCCCGCAACGTGCTGGGCCTCGCGGACGCGTCGTCCACGGAGTTCGACGCCGACTCGGCCAACCCCGTCATCGCGACGATGGCGGAGCAGCTCGCGATCGTGGGCGGCGACGGCGACCTGGGCGGCACCATGCGCCTCGGCGCGTACACCGCGAGCCTCGCCGACGACTCGGTCGTCGCGAAGACGTACGGCGCCACCGAGGTCTCCGAGCGGCACCGGCACCGCTACGAGGTGAACAACCAGTACCGCGACCGCCTCGAGGAGGCCGGCCTGCGCATCTCCGGCACGTCGCCGGACGGCAACCTGGTGGAGTTCGTCGAGCTGCCGTCCGACGTCCACCCGTACTACGTGAGCACCCAGGCGCACCCGGAGTTCATGTCGCGCCCCACGGGCTCGCACCCGCTGTTCAAGGGCCTCGTCGCCGCGGCGCTGGTCCGCCAGGGCGTCGGCGCGTGA
- a CDS encoding NUDIX domain-containing protein, which produces MTAGPATDGVGDRVEPRRVTDREVLHSGAIFDLVRDRVDLGDAGTVSREYLDHPGAVAVVVLDDEDRVLLLRQYRHPVRTLMWEIPAGLLDVVGEPAVDAAARELAEEADLTASRWDVLVDFATTPGASNEALRVFLARGVAEVPEGERHERSGEEAEIVTRWVPLDEAVALTLAGEIHNPATVVGLLAAAASRAGGWSSLRTVDAPWPHRRGTLPD; this is translated from the coding sequence GTGACGGCGGGGCCCGCGACCGACGGCGTCGGGGACCGGGTCGAGCCGCGGCGGGTGACCGACCGGGAGGTCCTGCACTCCGGTGCGATCTTCGACCTCGTGCGCGACCGGGTGGACCTCGGGGACGCCGGGACGGTGTCCCGCGAGTACCTCGACCACCCGGGAGCGGTGGCCGTGGTCGTGCTGGACGACGAGGACCGGGTGCTCCTGCTGCGCCAGTACCGGCACCCGGTGCGGACCCTCATGTGGGAGATCCCGGCCGGGCTGCTCGACGTCGTGGGGGAGCCTGCGGTGGACGCCGCGGCGCGCGAGCTCGCCGAGGAGGCGGACCTCACGGCTTCCCGCTGGGACGTGCTGGTCGACTTCGCCACCACCCCGGGGGCGAGCAACGAAGCGCTGCGCGTCTTCCTCGCCCGCGGTGTGGCGGAGGTCCCCGAGGGGGAGCGGCACGAGCGCTCCGGCGAAGAGGCGGAGATCGTCACCCGCTGGGTGCCGCTCGACGAGGCGGTCGCCCTGACGCTGGCCGGCGAGATCCACAACCCTGCCACCGTGGTCGGCCTGCTGGCCGCCGCCGCGAGCCGGGCGGGCGGCTGGTCGTCGCTGCGCACGGTGGACGCCCCGTGGCCGCACCGGCGGGGCACGCTGCCCGACTGA